The following proteins are co-located in the Labrys monachus genome:
- the tuf gene encoding elongation factor Tu → MAKEKFERNKPHCNIGTIGHVDHGKTSLTAAITKVLAETGGATFTAYDQIDKAPEEKARGITISTAHVEYETKNRHYAHVDCPGHADYVKNMITGAAQMDGAILVVSAADGPMPQTREHILLARQVGVPALVVFLNKVDMVDDPELLELVELEVRELLSKYEFPGDDIPITKGSALMALENKSPEIGHDAILELMKTVDDYIPQPERPIDQPFLMPVEDVFSISGRGTVVTGRVERGIVKVGEEVEIIGIRPTQKTTVTGVEMFRKLLDQGQAGDNIGALLRGTKREDVERGQVLCKPGSVKPHTKFKAEAYILTKEEGGRHTPFFGNYRPQFYFRTTDVTGIVTLPEGTEMVMPGDNIAMTVSLIVPIAMEEKLRFAIREGGRTVGAGVVAAIIE, encoded by the coding sequence ATGGCCAAAGAGAAATTTGAACGGAACAAGCCGCACTGCAACATCGGCACGATTGGTCACGTCGACCATGGCAAGACGTCGTTGACGGCAGCGATCACGAAGGTTCTGGCGGAGACGGGCGGGGCGACGTTCACGGCGTATGACCAGATCGACAAGGCGCCTGAAGAGAAGGCGCGCGGCATCACGATCTCGACGGCGCATGTTGAGTACGAGACGAAGAACCGTCACTACGCGCATGTGGACTGCCCGGGTCACGCCGATTATGTGAAGAACATGATCACGGGCGCGGCGCAGATGGACGGCGCGATCCTGGTCGTTTCGGCGGCGGACGGTCCGATGCCGCAGACGCGCGAGCACATCCTGCTGGCGCGCCAGGTCGGCGTTCCCGCGCTGGTGGTGTTTCTGAACAAGGTGGACATGGTCGACGATCCCGAGCTTCTGGAGCTCGTGGAGCTGGAAGTGCGCGAGCTTCTGTCGAAGTACGAGTTCCCTGGGGACGACATCCCGATCACCAAGGGCTCAGCGCTGATGGCGCTGGAGAACAAGTCGCCGGAGATCGGGCATGACGCGATCCTCGAGCTGATGAAGACGGTGGACGACTACATCCCGCAGCCGGAGCGGCCGATCGACCAGCCGTTCCTGATGCCGGTGGAAGACGTGTTCTCGATCTCGGGCCGCGGCACGGTGGTGACGGGACGCGTGGAGCGCGGCATCGTCAAGGTCGGCGAGGAAGTCGAGATCATCGGCATCCGTCCGACGCAGAAGACGACGGTGACGGGCGTGGAGATGTTCCGCAAGCTGCTGGACCAGGGTCAGGCTGGCGACAACATCGGCGCGCTGCTGCGCGGCACCAAGCGCGAGGACGTGGAGCGCGGCCAGGTTCTGTGCAAGCCGGGTTCGGTGAAGCCGCACACGAAGTTCAAGGCCGAGGCCTATATCCTGACGAAGGAAGAGGGCGGTCGCCATACGCCGTTCTTCGGCAATTACCGTCCTCAGTTCTACTTCCGCACGACGGACGTGACGGGGATCGTGACGCTGCCGGAAGGCACGGAAATGGTGATGCCGGGCGACAACATCGCCATGACGGTGAGCCTGATCGTGCCGATCGCCATGGAGGAGAAGCTGCGCTTCGCCATCCGTGAAGGCGGTCGCACCGTCGGGGCCGGCGTCGTCGCCGCCATCATCGAATAA
- the rplD gene encoding 50S ribosomal protein L4 has translation MKLSITTLDGSETGSVTLSDEIFGLEPRADILQRVVRWQLAKRQAGTHKTLGRSEIDRTKKKLYKQKGTGGARHGAASAPQFRGGGRAFGPVVRSHAHDLPKKVRALGLKHALSSKAKTQQLIILDKAAVDEIKTKALRDTFSKRGLANVLVIDGAEVDQKFALAARNIPNVDVLPVQGINVYDILRRDSLVLTKAAVDALEARFK, from the coding sequence ATGAAACTTTCGATTACCACTCTTGACGGATCCGAGACCGGCTCCGTGACGCTGTCGGACGAGATCTTCGGTCTCGAGCCGCGTGCGGACATCCTTCAGCGCGTCGTGCGCTGGCAATTGGCCAAGCGCCAGGCCGGCACGCACAAGACGCTCGGCCGGTCGGAGATCGATCGGACCAAGAAGAAGCTGTACAAGCAGAAGGGCACCGGCGGCGCTCGTCACGGTGCGGCTTCCGCGCCGCAGTTCCGTGGCGGCGGCCGCGCCTTCGGGCCGGTGGTGCGCTCCCATGCCCATGATTTGCCGAAGAAGGTGCGGGCGCTTGGCCTCAAGCATGCGCTCTCGTCCAAGGCGAAGACGCAGCAGCTGATCATTCTCGACAAGGCTGCGGTCGACGAGATCAAGACCAAGGCGCTGAGGGACACGTTCTCGAAGCGGGGCCTGGCCAATGTTCTCGTCATCGACGGAGCCGAGGTCGATCAGAAGTTCGCTCTGGCCGCCCGCAACATCCCGAATGTGGACGTGTTGCCGGTGCAGGGCATCAATGTTTACGACATTCTGCGCCGCGACAGCCTCGTGCTGACCAAGGCGGCCGTCGACGCGCTGGAGGCACGATTCAAATGA
- the rpsJ gene encoding 30S ribosomal protein S10: MNGQNIRIRLKAFDHRILDASTREIVSTAKRTGAAVRGPIPLPTRIEKYTVNRSPHVDKKSREQFEMRTHKRLLDIVDPTPQTVDALMKLDLAAGVDVEIKL, from the coding sequence ATGAACGGCCAGAACATCCGCATCCGCCTCAAAGCGTTCGACCATCGTATCCTCGATGCGTCGACCCGCGAGATTGTTTCCACGGCCAAGCGCACTGGCGCCGCTGTTCGCGGACCAATTCCGCTCCCGACGCGGATCGAGAAATACACGGTGAACCGCTCGCCGCACGTCGACAAAAAATCGCGTGAGCAGTTCGAGATGCGCACCCATAAGCGCCTGCTCGACATCGTAGACCCCACCCCGCAGACCGTGGACGCGCTCATGAAGCTCGACCTCGCCGCAGGCGTGGACGTCGAGATCAAACTCTGA
- the rpsG gene encoding 30S ribosomal protein S7, with protein sequence MSRRHRAEKREIIPDPKFGDLVVTKFMNAIMYDGKKSVAEKIVYDAFDTIEAKAKQSPINVFQQALSNVAPAIEVRSRRVGGATYQVPVEVRPERRQALAIRWILTAARGRNEKTMEERLSGELMDASNNRGNAVKKREDTHRMAEANRAFSHYRW encoded by the coding sequence ATGTCCCGTCGCCATCGTGCCGAAAAGCGTGAGATCATTCCGGATCCGAAGTTCGGTGATCTCGTCGTTACCAAGTTCATGAACGCCATCATGTATGACGGCAAGAAGTCGGTCGCCGAGAAGATCGTCTATGACGCCTTCGATACCATCGAAGCCAAGGCGAAGCAGAGCCCGATCAACGTTTTCCAGCAGGCGCTGTCCAACGTTGCCCCGGCGATCGAAGTCCGCTCGCGCCGCGTCGGCGGTGCGACCTATCAGGTTCCGGTCGAAGTCCGTCCCGAGCGTCGCCAGGCGCTGGCGATCCGCTGGATCCTGACGGCGGCCCGCGGCCGCAACGAGAAGACCATGGAAGAGCGTCTGTCGGGCGAACTGATGGATGCCTCCAACAATCGCGGCAACGCCGTGAAGAAACGCGAAGACACGCACCGGATGGCGGAAGCCAACCGCGCCTTCTCGCATTACCGCTGGTAA
- the fusA gene encoding elongation factor G, with protein sequence MARTHAIEDYRNFGIMAHIDAGKTTTTERILYYTGKSHKIGEVHDGAATMDFMEQEQERGITITSAATTAHWAGKRLNIIDTPGHVDFTIEVERSLRVLDGAVCVLDSNQGVEPQTETVWRQGDKYKVPRIVFANKMDKTGADFYKCLDDIVKRLGAKPVPIQLPIGSEANFKGIVDLVRMKAVVWTGEALGAEFDMNAEIPDDLKERAAEYRLALIEAAVELDDDAMTAYLDGTEPDEPTLKRLIRKAVLTSAFYPVLAGSAFKNKGVQTLLDAVVDYLPSPLDRPAIKGIDPRNDEEVERPSSDSAPLAILGFKIMDDQYGVLTFCRIYSGKLQKGVSLLNSTREKNERVGRMVLMHANDRVEIAEAYAGDIVALVGLKDTRTGDTLCDPAHPVILERMEFPEPVIEMAVEPKTKADQEKMALALVKLAAEDPSFRVSTDQESGQTIIKGMGELHLDIKVDILRRTHKVDVNVGAPQVAFREKITKRAEIDYTHKKQTGGTGQFARVKFIVEPNEPGKGFEFESKVIGGSVPKEYIPGVEKGLNSVLGAGIVAGFPVVDVKVTLIDGAYHEVDSSALAFEIASRAALREGLQKGGSVLLEPVMKVEVVTPEEYTGSVIGDLNSRRGQIQGQDMRGNANVVNAMVPLMNMFGYVNQLRSFTQGRASYTMQFDHYEQAPSNVAAEIQAKYA encoded by the coding sequence ATGGCCCGCACGCACGCGATCGAGGACTACCGCAATTTCGGTATCATGGCGCATATCGACGCCGGCAAGACCACGACCACTGAGCGGATTCTCTACTACACCGGCAAGTCGCACAAGATCGGCGAAGTGCATGACGGCGCTGCCACCATGGATTTCATGGAGCAGGAGCAGGAGCGCGGCATCACGATCACTTCGGCTGCGACCACGGCTCACTGGGCCGGCAAACGCCTGAACATCATCGACACGCCCGGCCACGTCGACTTCACCATCGAAGTCGAGCGTTCGCTGCGTGTGCTCGACGGTGCCGTCTGCGTGCTCGATTCCAACCAGGGTGTCGAACCGCAGACCGAGACGGTCTGGCGCCAGGGTGACAAGTACAAGGTTCCGCGCATCGTCTTCGCCAACAAGATGGATAAGACGGGCGCCGATTTCTACAAGTGCCTGGACGATATCGTGAAGCGCCTCGGGGCCAAGCCGGTTCCGATCCAGCTGCCGATCGGCTCCGAAGCGAACTTCAAGGGTATCGTCGACCTCGTCCGCATGAAGGCCGTCGTCTGGACCGGCGAGGCGCTGGGCGCCGAATTCGACATGAATGCCGAAATTCCGGATGACCTGAAGGAAAGGGCCGCGGAATATCGCCTGGCCCTGATCGAAGCTGCCGTCGAACTCGACGACGATGCGATGACGGCCTATCTGGATGGTACCGAGCCGGACGAGCCGACCCTCAAGCGCCTGATTCGTAAGGCGGTGCTGACCAGCGCCTTCTACCCGGTCCTGGCCGGTTCGGCGTTCAAGAACAAGGGCGTGCAGACGCTGCTCGACGCGGTCGTCGACTATCTGCCGTCGCCGCTCGACCGCCCGGCGATCAAGGGTATCGATCCGCGCAACGACGAGGAAGTCGAGCGTCCGTCCTCGGACAGCGCCCCGCTTGCGATTCTCGGCTTCAAGATCATGGACGACCAGTATGGTGTCCTGACCTTCTGCCGCATTTATTCCGGCAAGCTCCAGAAGGGCGTTTCGCTCCTCAACTCGACCCGCGAAAAGAACGAGCGTGTCGGCCGCATGGTTCTCATGCATGCCAATGACCGCGTGGAAATTGCCGAGGCCTATGCGGGCGATATCGTCGCCCTCGTCGGCCTGAAGGATACCCGCACCGGCGACACGCTGTGCGATCCGGCCCATCCGGTCATCCTGGAGCGCATGGAATTCCCCGAGCCCGTCATCGAGATGGCGGTCGAGCCGAAGACCAAGGCGGACCAGGAAAAGATGGCCCTGGCTCTGGTCAAGCTGGCCGCGGAGGATCCGTCCTTCCGCGTGTCGACCGACCAGGAATCCGGCCAGACCATCATCAAGGGCATGGGCGAGCTCCATCTCGACATCAAGGTCGACATCCTGCGCAGGACGCACAAGGTCGACGTCAATGTCGGCGCTCCGCAGGTGGCCTTCCGCGAGAAGATCACCAAGCGGGCCGAGATCGACTACACCCACAAGAAGCAGACCGGTGGTACCGGCCAGTTCGCTCGCGTCAAGTTCATCGTCGAGCCGAACGAGCCGGGCAAGGGCTTCGAGTTCGAGTCGAAGGTCATCGGCGGTTCGGTGCCCAAGGAATACATCCCGGGCGTCGAAAAGGGCCTCAATTCGGTTCTGGGCGCAGGCATCGTCGCCGGCTTCCCGGTGGTGGACGTCAAGGTCACGCTGATCGACGGCGCCTACCATGAAGTCGACTCTTCGGCCCTGGCGTTCGAAATCGCGTCTCGCGCGGCTCTTCGTGAAGGCCTGCAGAAGGGCGGTTCGGTCCTGCTCGAGCCGGTCATGAAGGTCGAGGTGGTGACTCCGGAAGAATATACCGGCTCGGTCATCGGCGATCTCAACTCTCGTCGCGGCCAGATCCAGGGCCAGGACATGCGCGGCAACGCGAATGTCGTGAATGCCATGGTCCCGCTCATGAACATGTTCGGCTACGTCAACCAGTTGCGCTCCTTCACCCAGGGCCGTGCCAGCTACACGATGCAGTTCGACCACTACGAACAGGCGCCGTCCAACGTCGCTGCTGAAATCCAGGCGAAGTACGCCTGA
- the rplC gene encoding 50S ribosomal protein L3: protein MRSGVIAQKIGMSRVYNDAGEHVPVTVLRLDGCQVVAHRTNDKNGYTALQLGAGFAKVKNTTKAQRGHFAVANVEPKRKIVEFRVPETGMIPVGATITADHFVPGQFVDVTGTTIGKGFAGSMKRWNFSGHRATHGNSVTHRAHGSTGQRQDPGKTFAGKKMAGHLGDERVTTMNLKVVRTDVDRGLILVEGAVPGAKGGWILVRDAVKKQLPEAAPKPGAFRLPEAAVAAAGE, encoded by the coding sequence ATGCGTTCTGGTGTCATTGCACAGAAGATCGGCATGAGCCGCGTTTACAACGACGCAGGCGAGCATGTACCGGTCACAGTTCTCCGGCTTGACGGCTGCCAGGTCGTCGCCCACCGGACCAACGACAAGAACGGGTATACCGCGCTGCAGCTCGGCGCCGGCTTTGCTAAGGTCAAGAATACGACCAAGGCGCAGCGTGGCCATTTTGCTGTCGCCAATGTGGAGCCCAAGCGTAAGATCGTCGAATTCCGCGTGCCGGAAACCGGCATGATTCCGGTCGGCGCCACCATCACTGCCGACCATTTCGTCCCCGGCCAGTTCGTCGACGTCACCGGTACGACGATCGGCAAGGGCTTCGCCGGCTCGATGAAGCGCTGGAATTTCAGCGGCCATCGCGCGACCCACGGCAACTCGGTGACCCATCGTGCCCATGGTTCGACGGGTCAACGCCAGGACCCCGGCAAGACGTTCGCCGGCAAGAAGATGGCGGGCCATCTCGGTGACGAGCGCGTCACCACGATGAACCTCAAGGTCGTCCGTACTGATGTCGATCGCGGCCTCATCCTCGTCGAGGGTGCCGTTCCCGGCGCCAAGGGCGGCTGGATCCTGGTGCGCGACGCCGTCAAGAAGCAGTTGCCGGAAGCGGCGCCGAAGCCCGGCGCGTTCCGCTTGCCAGAAGCTGCAGTCGCAGCGGCCGGCGAGTGA